In Streptomyces durocortorensis, a genomic segment contains:
- a CDS encoding helix-turn-helix domain-containing protein — MGELVRIHRVRAGHTQKTAADVLLISESLMGAVERAERIPSRDLLMDAERVFGADGALEACCELVDEEKYPPKILDWVRLERLARVISAYETMVIPGLLQTEGYARALYEARVPAYTDQEIVRHVEARMERGAVLIRKTPPRVGYVIEEAILDRPLGGGGVLKEQLRHLLECMRTMNHLTLQVMPTRRHTHAGLNGPMKLMATEEGRHLVYQEGQGGATLISKPERVSDLFDLFGTLRAQALNPWESAEFIEKKVAEL; from the coding sequence GTGGGAGAGCTGGTCCGTATCCACCGGGTGCGGGCCGGACATACGCAGAAGACGGCGGCGGATGTGCTGCTGATCTCGGAATCCCTGATGGGAGCGGTCGAGCGGGCGGAACGCATTCCCTCGCGCGACCTGTTGATGGACGCCGAGCGGGTGTTCGGGGCGGACGGGGCGCTGGAGGCGTGCTGCGAGCTGGTGGACGAGGAGAAGTACCCCCCGAAGATCCTGGACTGGGTACGGCTGGAACGTCTGGCGCGCGTCATCAGTGCGTACGAGACGATGGTGATCCCGGGATTGCTCCAGACCGAGGGATATGCGCGGGCACTGTACGAGGCGAGAGTTCCGGCGTACACGGACCAGGAGATCGTGCGGCACGTCGAAGCCCGGATGGAACGCGGCGCGGTGCTGATCCGGAAGACGCCGCCACGCGTGGGGTACGTCATCGAGGAAGCGATCCTGGATCGCCCCCTCGGTGGCGGTGGGGTGCTCAAGGAGCAACTTCGACACCTGCTGGAGTGCATGCGCACGATGAATCACCTGACTCTGCAAGTGATGCCGACCCGCCGCCACACCCATGCCGGTCTGAACGGGCCGATGAAGCTGATGGCCACAGAGGAAGGCCGTCACCTCGTGTATCAGGAAGGGCAAGGTGGCGCTACGTTGATCTCCAAGCCCGAACGGGTCAGCGACCTATTCGACCTTTTCGGCACCCTGCGGGCGCAGGCGCTCAACCCCTGGGAGTCTGCCGAGTTCATCGAGAAGAAGGTGGCAGAACTGTGA
- a CDS encoding DUF397 domain-containing protein, which translates to MKTGPELFWFKSSYSNNEGGECIEVAYDWRKSSYSNNEGAACVEVAACPHTVHIRDSKVTDGPAFAVAPAAWTAFLDHAVLNG; encoded by the coding sequence GTGAAGACAGGGCCCGAACTGTTCTGGTTCAAGTCCAGTTACAGCAACAACGAGGGCGGCGAGTGCATCGAAGTCGCCTACGACTGGCGCAAGTCCAGCTACAGCAACAACGAGGGCGCTGCCTGCGTGGAGGTCGCCGCCTGCCCCCACACCGTCCACATCCGCGACTCCAAGGTCACCGACGGCCCCGCCTTCGCCGTCGCCCCGGCCGCCTGGACCGCGTTCCTGGACCACGCGGTCCTCAACGGCTGA
- a CDS encoding cytochrome P450 — protein sequence MTEQTMPRPPVRTGTTQAGLMEQYEKDRLGHLLASVERHGPVVELTEGTVLVNDPAAVHDVLRRTNTDFLVTGNIRRDEVSGVRGDPATEAWMRGRRATQKGMSPPALEAHRVWLAEETGRLCDRWQARSSVTDPVAELEQLSARSFARFCFGTRDAGAAAARTGDLLNSLTPLISSPFHFPPAVRRFLPRYRRSVSAQKKLEEELRRALDGPGEGGLVASLAAAGLDGEATVRMLVSNGLASYRVPAAAVTWALVALAREPDVAEECAAAVDPGGGATTPDILRWTIAESLRLWPPNWLILRTANGLQTCGDWSIPAGAAVMISPYVMHRTAPVFTDPSAFRPHRWASLQPTAGEYLPYGIGSRWCVGKALADLELATVLSTLVARFRFTVERMDPLPDVRTTLLPAGLTLGLRPR from the coding sequence TTGACCGAACAGACCATGCCCCGCCCCCCGGTCCGCACGGGCACGACGCAGGCCGGGCTGATGGAGCAGTACGAGAAGGACCGCCTCGGCCATCTCCTGGCCTCGGTCGAGCGGCACGGCCCGGTGGTGGAACTGACCGAGGGCACCGTCCTCGTCAACGACCCGGCCGCCGTCCACGACGTACTCCGGCGCACGAACACCGACTTCCTCGTCACCGGCAACATCCGGCGCGACGAGGTCAGCGGTGTGCGCGGCGACCCGGCCACCGAAGCGTGGATGCGGGGTCGGCGCGCCACCCAGAAGGGCATGTCTCCCCCGGCGCTGGAGGCCCACCGGGTCTGGCTGGCGGAAGAGACCGGCCGACTGTGCGACCGTTGGCAGGCCCGCTCCTCGGTCACCGACCCCGTCGCGGAGCTGGAGCAGCTGTCCGCCCGCTCCTTCGCCCGGTTCTGCTTCGGCACCCGCGACGCCGGGGCCGCCGCCGCACGCACCGGCGACCTGCTGAACTCGCTCACACCGCTGATCAGCAGCCCCTTCCACTTCCCGCCCGCCGTACGCCGCTTCCTGCCCCGCTACCGCCGGTCGGTCAGCGCGCAGAAGAAGCTTGAGGAGGAACTGCGCCGGGCGCTCGACGGGCCGGGCGAGGGCGGACTCGTCGCGTCGCTGGCCGCCGCCGGCCTGGACGGCGAGGCGACGGTCCGCATGCTCGTCTCCAACGGCCTCGCCTCCTACCGGGTCCCGGCGGCCGCCGTCACCTGGGCCCTGGTGGCGCTGGCCCGCGAGCCGGACGTGGCCGAGGAGTGCGCGGCCGCCGTGGACCCGGGCGGCGGCGCCACCACCCCGGACATCCTGCGCTGGACGATCGCCGAGTCGCTGCGCCTGTGGCCGCCCAACTGGCTGATCCTGCGCACGGCCAACGGCCTGCAGACCTGCGGCGACTGGAGCATTCCGGCCGGCGCGGCGGTCATGATCTCGCCGTACGTCATGCACCGCACCGCACCGGTCTTCACCGACCCCTCGGCGTTCCGCCCGCACCGCTGGGCGTCGCTCCAGCCGACTGCCGGGGAGTACCTCCCGTACGGGATCGGCAGCCGCTGGTGCGTCGGCAAGGCGCTGGCGGACCTGGAGCTGGCGACCGTCCTGTCCACCCTCGTGGCCCGGTTCCGCTTCACCGTGGAGCGCATGGACCCCCTCCCGGATGTACGGACGACGCTGCTCCCGGCCGGCCTCACCCTGGGACTGCGGCCCCGCTGA